The DNA sequence AGTTAATAACAACTTATTAATATTTTAGGGGGTATTCTTATGGAAAAACAATTTATTGGAGTTGACTTAGGCCGAGGCTATGTTAAAGGCTATACAGAATATAATGGCATAGCTAGTGATTGCTTATTTCAATCAATCGTAGGTGATGGAAGAGAGATAGACTATAGTAAATATTCTGAACCAATGCACTTAGCTATTGATACTGAAGAATTTTTCGTTGGTGAATTAGCTGAAAAGGAAAGCTTTAATCCTATAAACAATTATTCTGATGATAAAACAACTGATGTTGCTGAAAAACTTCTTTATGCTTTACTGAATAAATTAGCAGTTGCTGAAAATGTTCAATTATGTATTGGGGTTCCAAATAAAAGCTTTAATAAAACTACTGCTGAAAGTATTTCAAAAAAATATCAAGGTAAAACTATAACTATTGAAGATAAAATAAAAAATATTACTAAAAAAGTTAATATATCTAAAGTGGGTATTTTTAGAGAATCAGATGCAGCTCTTTTTCATGCAGTAAATACACATAAAGATAGAATTAAACTTCAAAGTATGAGAGTTGGTATGGTTACTGTAGGTTTTAGAACTTCAGAACTTTCATATTTTGATATTGGAATGAAATTTAATGATAAACTTAGTGATACTAAAGAGGTTGGAAATAGAACTGTACTAGATATAATTCAAAAATCCTTATCAAACCAAGGAATAACTAAAACATTAAATGAAATTGACAATGATTCTAATTATAATGCATTAAAAGAAATTGGTTATAAAAATTTGTTAGAGAGAATTAATCAAGAAATTGAAATGACATGGATAAATTATAGAGATATGAAAATATTTATAGCTGGCGGCACATGTGAAAAGTTTAAAAATATACCTGAAAAGTTTGAAAAGGTTGATATGCCACAATTAATAACAGCTAAAGGACTTTTCTTTATTGCTCAAAACTTAAAGTAGAATTATGAAAAAAGTAAAATCATATAGTTTATCAGAAGATGCAATTAAAGAAGTAATAAGAATTAAAGAACTAAAAGGTTATAAAAGCGAAAGTGATGCTTTAGAATCTATAATTCTTAACAAAGTATCTGATGATGAAAGAATAAAGAAAATAGTTCTTGAAATATTAAAGGAAAATCAATTAGCTGTTACAAATCAATCAAACACAACGCCAGTGGAAGAAACCATAAA is a window from the Clostridium omnivorum genome containing:
- a CDS encoding ParM/StbA family protein; this translates as MEKQFIGVDLGRGYVKGYTEYNGIASDCLFQSIVGDGREIDYSKYSEPMHLAIDTEEFFVGELAEKESFNPINNYSDDKTTDVAEKLLYALLNKLAVAENVQLCIGVPNKSFNKTTAESISKKYQGKTITIEDKIKNITKKVNISKVGIFRESDAALFHAVNTHKDRIKLQSMRVGMVTVGFRTSELSYFDIGMKFNDKLSDTKEVGNRTVLDIIQKSLSNQGITKTLNEIDNDSNYNALKEIGYKNLLERINQEIEMTWINYRDMKIFIAGGTCEKFKNIPEKFEKVDMPQLITAKGLFFIAQNLK